In Paenibacillus sp. BIC5C1, a genomic segment contains:
- the rimI gene encoding ribosomal protein S18-alanine N-acetyltransferase, with protein sequence MDNVENDEQEAALQFRFMTLDDIPDVMIIEHEAFTLPWTEEAFQNELTHNHFAKYMVMELEGTAIGYAGMWTIMDEAHITNIAVREAYRGRKLGEKLLEELMRTAAYLGMERMTLEVRVSNRIAQSLYQKKGFESAGLRKGYYSDNGEDAMIMWANLPPASRSGEEEGSVTDS encoded by the coding sequence ATGGACAACGTGGAGAATGACGAGCAGGAAGCAGCGCTTCAGTTCAGGTTCATGACGCTGGATGATATTCCCGATGTAATGATTATTGAACATGAAGCCTTTACCCTGCCCTGGACGGAAGAAGCGTTTCAAAATGAATTGACACACAATCATTTTGCTAAATATATGGTTATGGAATTGGAAGGTACAGCAATCGGCTATGCCGGTATGTGGACAATCATGGATGAAGCCCACATTACCAATATTGCAGTCCGGGAAGCTTATCGTGGACGCAAGCTCGGTGAGAAGCTGCTGGAAGAACTGATGAGAACTGCGGCCTATCTCGGGATGGAGCGAATGACGCTGGAAGTCAGGGTTTCGAATCGAATTGCCCAGAGCTTGTATCAGAAAAAAGGGTTTGAATCGGCTGGTCTTCGCAAAGGGTATTACTCCGACAATGGGGAAGATGCGATGATTATGTGGGCGAATTTGCCGCCTGCGAGCCGGAGCGGCGAAGAGGAAGGAAGCGTAACGGATTCATGA
- the tsaD gene encoding tRNA (adenosine(37)-N6)-threonylcarbamoyltransferase complex transferase subunit TsaD, which translates to MKDFNEKVSSAPSYILAVETSCDETSVAVVKDGREVLSNLISSQIETHKAFGGVVPEVASRKHVEVITLMLEQAIEQSGIRPRDLSAIAVTQGPGLVGALLVGIVAAKTMAMALGKPLIGTHHIAGHIYANRLTHELQYPAMALVVSGGHTELVHMESEGKFKLIGRTRDDAVGEAYDKVARALGCPYPGGPHVDRMAAEAVQAVPLPRVWLEADSYDFSLSGLKSAVLNVLNQAKMRGETLEPSAVARGFQEAVVEVLVEKAVRAVREYGSRQLLLCGGVAANRGLRSALQERCAKEGLELLIPPMEYCTDNAAMIGAAAYLKWQRGEISEFDAKADPGLSLEAWSVQSV; encoded by the coding sequence ATGAAGGATTTCAATGAAAAGGTAAGTTCAGCACCATCTTATATATTGGCCGTGGAGACAAGCTGTGATGAAACATCCGTAGCAGTAGTTAAGGATGGACGGGAAGTGCTGTCCAATCTGATCTCCAGTCAGATCGAAACGCATAAGGCATTTGGCGGGGTTGTGCCTGAAGTAGCATCGCGTAAACACGTGGAAGTCATTACATTGATGCTGGAGCAGGCTATTGAGCAATCAGGTATCCGTCCGCGTGATCTGAGTGCAATCGCCGTGACACAAGGGCCTGGACTGGTTGGTGCATTGTTGGTCGGCATCGTCGCGGCGAAAACCATGGCCATGGCACTTGGCAAACCGCTCATTGGCACACATCATATCGCGGGGCATATCTATGCCAACAGACTTACCCATGAGCTGCAATATCCAGCAATGGCACTGGTGGTTTCGGGTGGTCATACCGAGCTTGTGCATATGGAATCCGAAGGCAAGTTCAAACTGATCGGACGTACGCGTGACGATGCTGTAGGCGAGGCTTATGACAAAGTGGCGCGTGCACTTGGTTGTCCCTATCCGGGAGGACCGCATGTGGACCGGATGGCTGCTGAAGCAGTGCAGGCGGTACCTTTGCCACGCGTTTGGCTGGAAGCCGATTCCTATGATTTCAGCCTTAGCGGTCTGAAGTCTGCTGTACTGAATGTTTTAAATCAAGCCAAAATGCGCGGAGAAACGCTTGAACCATCTGCTGTGGCACGGGGTTTCCAAGAAGCTGTCGTTGAAGTGCTGGTAGAAAAAGCAGTAAGGGCTGTCCGCGAGTACGGCTCACGTCAATTGTTGTTATGCGGTGGCGTTGCGGCAAACAGGGGATTGCGTTCAGCTTTGCAGGAGCGTTGTGCGAAAGAAGGGCTCGAATTGCTGATTCCGCCGATGGAGTATTGCACCGACAATGCAGCGATGATTGGAGCTGCGGCGTATTTGAAGTGGCAGCGGGGAGAAATCTCGGAATTCGATGCCAAAGCTGATCCTGGACTTTCACTTGAGGCATGGTCTGTTCAATCGGTATAG
- the groL gene encoding chaperonin GroEL (60 kDa chaperone family; promotes refolding of misfolded polypeptides especially under stressful conditions; forms two stacked rings of heptamers to form a barrel-shaped 14mer; ends can be capped by GroES; misfolded proteins enter the barrel where they are refolded when GroES binds), whose product MAKDIKFSEDARRSMLRGVDALANAVKVTLGPKGRNVVLEKKFGSPLITNDGVTIAKEIELEDAFENMGAQLVKEVATKTNDVAGDGTTTATVLAQALITEGLKNVTAGASPIGIRKGIDKAVKAAVAELQSISKPVETQQSIAQVAAISAADEEVGELIAEAMEKVGKDGVITVEESRGFATELEVVEGMQFDRGYISPYMITDTDKMEAVLDNPYILITDKKISNTQEILPLLEKIVQQGKPLVLIAEDIEGEALAMLVVNKLRGTFNAVAVKAPGFGDRRKAMLQDIAALTGGQLITEELGLDLKSAVVEQLGTARQIRVTKENTIIVDGAGNKSDIDARVSQIRTQLEETTSEFDKEKLQERLAKLSGGVAVIKVGAATETELKERKLRIEDALNATRAAVEEGIVSGGGTALMNVYNAVAGVALSGDEQTGVNIVLRALEAPIRTIAANAGEEGSVIVERLKKEQTGVGFNAATGEWVNMIEAGIVDPAKVTRYALQNAASVAAMFLTTEAVIADKPEPAGAAGVPDMGGMGGMGGMM is encoded by the coding sequence ATGGCTAAAGACATTAAATTCAGTGAAGACGCTCGTCGTTCCATGCTTCGTGGTGTGGACGCATTGGCTAATGCAGTTAAAGTAACACTCGGTCCTAAAGGCCGTAACGTGGTTCTGGAGAAAAAATTCGGAAGCCCGCTCATCACGAATGACGGTGTAACGATTGCTAAAGAAATCGAACTGGAAGATGCATTCGAGAACATGGGTGCACAACTGGTTAAAGAAGTAGCAACCAAAACAAATGATGTTGCCGGTGACGGTACAACAACTGCAACTGTATTGGCTCAAGCGCTGATCACAGAAGGTTTGAAAAACGTAACTGCAGGCGCTAGCCCAATCGGTATCCGTAAAGGGATCGACAAGGCGGTTAAAGCTGCTGTAGCTGAACTGCAATCCATCTCCAAACCAGTTGAAACCCAACAATCCATCGCACAAGTTGCAGCGATCTCTGCAGCTGACGAAGAAGTAGGCGAACTGATCGCTGAAGCTATGGAAAAAGTGGGTAAAGACGGCGTTATTACAGTTGAAGAATCCCGTGGATTCGCTACAGAGTTGGAAGTGGTTGAAGGTATGCAATTCGACCGTGGTTACATCTCTCCATACATGATCACGGATACGGACAAAATGGAAGCTGTTTTGGACAACCCGTACATCCTGATCACAGACAAAAAAATCTCCAACACGCAAGAAATCCTGCCATTGCTTGAAAAAATCGTTCAACAAGGTAAACCGCTTGTATTGATCGCTGAAGATATCGAAGGCGAAGCACTGGCGATGCTGGTTGTGAACAAATTGCGTGGAACATTCAACGCTGTAGCTGTTAAAGCTCCTGGCTTTGGTGACCGTCGTAAAGCAATGCTGCAAGATATCGCTGCCCTCACTGGTGGCCAATTGATCACGGAAGAACTGGGTCTGGACCTGAAATCCGCTGTTGTGGAACAACTGGGTACAGCTCGTCAAATCCGTGTAACAAAAGAAAACACAATCATCGTTGACGGTGCTGGTAACAAATCCGATATCGATGCACGTGTAAGCCAAATCCGTACACAACTGGAAGAAACAACTTCCGAGTTCGACAAAGAGAAACTGCAAGAGCGTCTGGCTAAATTGTCCGGCGGCGTAGCAGTAATCAAAGTTGGTGCGGCTACTGAAACAGAATTGAAAGAACGCAAACTGCGCATCGAAGATGCCCTGAACGCAACTCGCGCTGCGGTTGAAGAAGGTATCGTATCCGGTGGTGGTACAGCGCTCATGAACGTATATAATGCCGTTGCAGGCGTAGCACTGTCCGGTGACGAGCAAACAGGCGTAAACATCGTCCTGCGCGCTCTGGAAGCTCCAATTCGTACAATCGCAGCTAACGCTGGCGAAGAAGGTTCCGTAATCGTGGAACGTCTGAAAAAAGAACAAACTGGCGTAGGCTTCAACGCTGCGACTGGCGAGTGGGTTAACATGATCGAAGCGGGTATCGTTGACCCTGCGAAAGTAACACGTTATGCATTGCAAAACGCTGCTTCCGTAGCAGCAATGTTCCTGACTACTGAAGCGGTTATCGCTGACAAACCAGAACCTGCAGGCGCTGCTGGCGTTCCTGACATGGGCGGTATGGGTGGAATGGGCGGCATGATGTAA
- the groES gene encoding co-chaperone GroES, with product MIRPLGERVLVEPLEQEQTTSFGIVLPDSAKEKPQEGKIIAVGAGVLKDGVRVALEVKEGDRVIFSKYAGTEIKFEGKEYLIMKESDIHAILD from the coding sequence ATGATCAGACCTTTAGGTGAACGCGTATTGGTAGAACCACTGGAGCAAGAGCAAACAACTTCTTTCGGGATCGTACTGCCGGACTCCGCTAAAGAAAAACCGCAAGAGGGTAAAATTATTGCTGTTGGCGCTGGAGTATTGAAAGACGGAGTACGTGTAGCTCTGGAAGTGAAAGAAGGAGATCGCGTTATTTTCTCCAAATATGCCGGTACAGAAATCAAGTTCGAAGGTAAAGAATATTTGATTATGAAAGAAAGCGATATTCACGCGATTCTCGACTAA
- a CDS encoding 2-isopropylmalate synthase produces MTTNNNKRMIEIFDTTLRDGEQAPGASLQPEQKIELAHQLASLGIDVIEPGFPISSPGEFAAVQAISRQLQNVEICGFARAVKGDIDAAVRATADAARRRIHLFISSSDIHIEHQLRRPRSEVVATAREMVSYARQFTDIVEFTAMDAARTKMDDLIEMVEVAIEAGASIINLPDTVGYALPHEYGEMFRQVREGARGGDKVRYSAHCHNDLGLAVANSLAAIANGASQIEVTINGVGERTGNCALEELIMALETRGDVIGATTNIKLNQMYETSRQISRAMHFPIAYNKPVVGRNAFQHESGIHQDGLLKNRSTYEIMDPEALGIPRSMIILGKHSGRHALKDRVRKYGFEPDEQQMEQLYEIFKETADQQKVVSDDQLLQMVSQTMNIPAQDYELVELQVTAGSMTDRMAAVRIRTSAGEQSYSAVGGGPVDATIRAIGQSISDDITFVDMEMHALSGGEAASAEAAVTVERAGREFRGTATHNDIVMAAGLAYVAACNAAGLKAESSESDESVHA; encoded by the coding sequence ATGACAACGAACAATAATAAACGCATGATTGAGATTTTTGATACAACACTGCGCGATGGAGAACAAGCACCGGGAGCGAGTCTGCAGCCTGAACAAAAAATTGAACTGGCACATCAGTTGGCTTCTCTGGGCATTGACGTCATCGAGCCTGGATTCCCGATCTCAAGTCCAGGTGAGTTCGCGGCGGTTCAGGCGATTTCCAGACAACTGCAAAACGTGGAGATTTGCGGATTCGCGCGTGCGGTCAAAGGGGATATTGATGCAGCCGTTCGAGCAACGGCTGACGCAGCACGCCGTCGTATTCATCTGTTTATCTCCTCTTCGGACATCCATATAGAGCATCAATTGCGCCGTCCGCGCAGTGAAGTCGTAGCTACCGCCCGGGAGATGGTCTCCTATGCTCGTCAGTTCACGGATATCGTGGAGTTCACCGCCATGGATGCGGCTCGTACGAAGATGGACGATCTGATCGAAATGGTTGAAGTAGCCATTGAAGCGGGAGCAAGTATTATCAATTTGCCAGATACGGTCGGATACGCACTGCCGCATGAATATGGAGAGATGTTCCGTCAGGTACGTGAGGGCGCAAGAGGTGGAGATAAGGTTCGATACAGCGCACACTGTCATAATGATTTGGGCCTTGCGGTTGCCAACAGTCTGGCTGCGATTGCCAACGGTGCTTCCCAGATCGAAGTAACCATCAATGGTGTGGGAGAACGGACGGGCAACTGTGCCCTGGAGGAGCTGATTATGGCTCTGGAGACGCGGGGAGATGTTATTGGCGCAACGACAAATATCAAACTGAACCAGATGTATGAGACATCCCGTCAGATTAGTCGTGCGATGCATTTCCCAATTGCCTACAACAAACCGGTAGTAGGGCGCAATGCCTTCCAGCATGAGTCTGGTATTCACCAGGACGGTCTGCTCAAGAATCGGAGTACGTATGAGATTATGGACCCGGAAGCGCTGGGCATTCCACGCAGTATGATTATTCTGGGCAAACATTCCGGGCGTCACGCTTTGAAAGATCGAGTTCGCAAATATGGCTTTGAACCCGATGAGCAGCAAATGGAACAGCTGTATGAGATATTTAAAGAAACTGCCGATCAACAGAAAGTGGTCAGTGATGACCAGTTATTGCAGATGGTAAGTCAGACCATGAATATTCCTGCGCAGGATTATGAGCTGGTTGAATTGCAGGTTACGGCGGGCAGCATGACGGATCGAATGGCAGCAGTTCGCATTCGCACGAGCGCAGGGGAGCAATCCTATTCTGCGGTTGGCGGTGGTCCGGTAGATGCAACGATTCGAGCGATTGGTCAAAGTATCTCGGACGACATTACGTTTGTCGATATGGAGATGCACGCACTGAGCGGCGGAGAGGCTGCGAGTGCAGAAGCTGCGGTTACCGTAGAACGTGCAGGACGTGAATTCAGAGGAACTGCCACACACAATGATATTGTCATGGCAGCCGGTCTGGCTTATGTAGCAGCATGCAATGCGGCCGGACTGAAGGCGGAGTCTTCTGAAAGTGATGAATCAGTGCACGCGTAA
- a CDS encoding 5-formyltetrahydrofolate cyclo-ligase: MQDHTEQKIRLRSKLRQSRDLMDESMRQQAMTEINDVTKRELERLRRDKWKLGNKRLMIFSYLSYGSEASTAFLFEEGWEHGDRMLAPKVLTNPTRMELRRVMGEQDIQPGIWGIPEPKESCEVLQPDHWPDIDLVIVPGLGYDLQGGRIGYGGGYYDRFAETLAAQCAMTDKRPRMAALVLPGQLQDEIPMDPLDLRMDLLITTEGILHIE; the protein is encoded by the coding sequence ATGCAGGATCATACGGAACAGAAAATCCGTCTTCGTTCCAAGCTGAGACAGAGCCGGGATCTGATGGATGAAAGCATGCGTCAGCAGGCGATGACTGAGATCAATGATGTGACGAAGCGGGAGCTGGAGCGCCTTAGACGGGACAAATGGAAGCTGGGGAACAAGCGGCTTATGATTTTCAGCTATTTGTCTTATGGAAGCGAAGCATCTACGGCTTTTTTATTTGAAGAAGGCTGGGAGCATGGAGATCGGATGCTCGCACCGAAAGTGCTGACAAATCCGACTCGCATGGAGTTGCGGCGTGTCATGGGTGAGCAGGATATTCAGCCGGGAATATGGGGGATACCTGAACCCAAGGAGTCCTGTGAAGTGCTGCAACCTGATCACTGGCCGGATATTGATCTTGTCATCGTACCGGGGCTGGGCTATGACCTTCAAGGAGGACGCATTGGTTATGGCGGCGGTTATTATGATCGCTTTGCCGAGACACTTGCAGCGCAATGTGCGATGACGGACAAAAGACCACGGATGGCTGCATTGGTATTGCCAGGCCAGCTTCAGGATGAAATTCCGATGGACCCGCTTGATCTGCGGATGGATCTGTTGATAACAACCGAAGGTATATTACATATCGAATAA
- a CDS encoding twin-arginine translocase TatA/TatE family subunit: MFSSIGPTGFILLAVIALLLFGPNKLPELGRAVGRTFREFKEGAREIISDDDSSSRKEQEKAKPLASETASADKPEDKRLPE; this comes from the coding sequence ATGTTTAGTTCCATTGGACCAACAGGTTTTATTTTGCTGGCCGTTATCGCGTTGCTTTTGTTTGGACCTAACAAGCTTCCGGAATTGGGGCGGGCCGTCGGACGCACTTTCCGTGAATTCAAAGAAGGCGCACGTGAGATTATTTCGGATGATGATTCATCCAGTCGCAAGGAGCAGGAAAAGGCGAAGCCGCTGGCATCTGAGACTGCATCTGCAGACAAGCCTGAGGATAAACGCCTGCCGGAATAA
- the moaC gene encoding cyclic pyranopterin monophosphate synthase MoaC, with amino-acid sequence MNSETNSDQASGSKLTHFNEQGRARMVDISGKESTVRTAVAVSKVTMNPATLEAIREGRIGKGDVLAVAQIAGIQGAKKTSDWIPMCHPLALTGVDIRFHDNGVDELQIEVTVKTEGKTGVEMEALTAASAAALTIYDMCKAMQKDMIIGPTMLNSKSGGKNGDFSR; translated from the coding sequence TTGAATTCAGAAACGAATAGCGACCAGGCTTCCGGCAGTAAACTGACTCATTTTAATGAACAGGGACGAGCCCGGATGGTTGACATCTCGGGTAAGGAAAGTACCGTTCGTACAGCTGTTGCGGTATCCAAAGTGACGATGAATCCGGCTACGCTTGAAGCGATTCGGGAGGGCCGCATCGGCAAAGGTGACGTTCTGGCTGTGGCCCAAATTGCGGGTATTCAGGGCGCCAAGAAAACATCGGACTGGATTCCGATGTGCCATCCATTGGCATTAACGGGTGTGGATATCCGTTTTCATGATAATGGTGTGGATGAATTGCAGATTGAAGTTACGGTCAAAACCGAAGGAAAGACAGGTGTCGAGATGGAGGCGCTCACGGCGGCGTCGGCAGCGGCACTGACGATCTATGACATGTGTAAAGCCATGCAAAAAGATATGATTATCGGTCCAACCATGCTTAATTCCAAAAGTGGTGGCAAAAACGGCGATTTCAGCCGATAA
- the tatC gene encoding twin-arginine translocase subunit TatC, which translates to MTQQKEEMTLTEHLSELRKRLIYVLSIFILGLVAGFLVADPVYQYLTKAETAQGFVLHAFSFWDGIGIYMKIAGLFSLVITLPFTVFQLWKFVSPGLRPRERKATLKYVPYVFLLFLIGLAFSYYVVFPMALSFTSSITEKMGLVETYGMKQYFSFLFGIVLPVSLLFELPLIIMFLTGLRILNPIRLRKMRRVAYFVLIFIAVVVTPPDFISDFLVMIPLLLLYEISVFLSGFVYRKQLAADAEAESRYIRAEDKQSAV; encoded by the coding sequence ATGACGCAGCAGAAGGAAGAAATGACGCTTACAGAACATTTGAGTGAGCTGCGCAAGCGGTTAATTTATGTGTTGAGTATTTTTATTTTGGGGCTGGTGGCAGGCTTTCTGGTGGCGGACCCGGTGTATCAATATCTGACGAAGGCAGAGACTGCTCAGGGGTTTGTGCTGCATGCCTTCTCGTTCTGGGACGGAATTGGCATCTACATGAAGATTGCCGGACTGTTCTCGCTGGTCATTACGCTGCCGTTTACGGTGTTTCAGCTCTGGAAGTTCGTCAGTCCAGGTCTGCGCCCGCGTGAGCGAAAAGCCACGCTGAAGTATGTACCTTATGTATTTCTGTTATTTCTGATCGGGTTAGCTTTCTCGTACTACGTTGTTTTCCCGATGGCACTTTCTTTTACTTCATCGATTACGGAAAAAATGGGGCTGGTCGAGACCTACGGAATGAAGCAGTATTTCAGTTTTTTGTTTGGCATTGTACTGCCGGTATCCCTGTTGTTCGAACTTCCGTTAATCATTATGTTCCTGACAGGACTGCGGATATTAAATCCCATCCGGCTTCGCAAAATGCGCAGAGTCGCTTATTTTGTCCTGATTTTCATTGCGGTTGTGGTCACACCACCTGACTTTATTTCCGATTTTCTTGTGATGATTCCCTTGTTACTGTTATATGAGATTAGTGTGTTTCTGTCTGGCTTTGTGTATCGCAAACAGCTTGCAGCTGATGCAGAGGCTGAATCCCGTTACATCCGTGCCGAGGATAAGCAGAGCGCAGTATAA
- a CDS encoding MogA/MoaB family molybdenum cofactor biosynthesis protein: MVWRTAILTASDKGARGEREDTSAQVIRELVEEELGGEIVEYRIVPDEPDEIIAALIEMTDYFHADLVLTTGGTELAIRDITPEATRRVIEREVPGMAEAMRYSVMGKNRSAMLFRGVCGIRGRTLIVNLPGTPKGVHEHLAAIMDQLPEALLMVTGQFKQ; the protein is encoded by the coding sequence ATGGTGTGGAGAACAGCAATCCTGACAGCCAGCGACAAAGGGGCCCGCGGGGAACGTGAGGATACGAGTGCCCAAGTGATCCGGGAACTTGTGGAAGAAGAACTGGGTGGGGAAATCGTGGAGTACCGCATCGTTCCGGATGAACCCGATGAGATTATTGCGGCTTTGATTGAAATGACAGATTATTTTCACGCTGATTTGGTATTGACCACCGGGGGTACGGAGCTTGCGATTCGTGATATTACTCCAGAAGCGACAAGGCGGGTTATTGAACGGGAAGTTCCAGGCATGGCTGAAGCCATGAGATACAGTGTCATGGGCAAGAATCGTTCTGCCATGCTGTTCCGGGGCGTATGCGGCATTCGCGGGCGTACATTGATTGTCAACCTGCCAGGTACACCGAAGGGTGTGCATGAGCATTTGGCGGCCATTATGGATCAGCTTCCGGAAGCGCTGCTGATGGTTACGGGTCAGTTTAAGCAATAA
- the abc-f gene encoding ribosomal protection-like ABC-F family protein, which yields MLLQVSGIIKRFGVDPILDGVNLQILERERIGLVGVNGAGKSTLLKIVAGEMSYDGGQIFKSKETTLGYLAQNSGLQSDRSIWEEMMNVFAHLTQAEADLRQMEQDIADPAQMEDEKKYADLLERYAKRSDWFKDHGGYEMETRIRSVLHGMGFGEFSPDTQIATLSGGQKTRLALARILLQAPDLLMLDEPTNYLDIATLTWLEDYLRGYSGALLVVSHDRYFLDRLVTTIVEIERHRSKKYTGNYSRYMELKAAEYESQMKQYEKQQDEISKMEDFVQKNIVRASTTKRAQSRRKALDKMERLDKPMGDLKKAHFSFETAVMSGKEVLRVDQLSVAYDEASPLFRNVSFDLRRGETVALIGPNGIGKSTLLKCLTGSLRPVSGEIQWGTKVQIGYYDQEQTGLNPSNTVLEELWSAYPGMEEARIRTVLGNFLFSGDDVLKKISSLSGGEKARVSLSKLMLKEANMLILDEPTNHLDLFAKEVLEAALMDYEGTLLFISHDRYFLNKMAERIVELHPGGTEHYLGNYDDYVEKKQELEDIAREAAEARLASSKNSAKSDPALSATEKSGAASFEADKQAKREERNRQRKQEALEQQIAKLETEITELEAQMALPEIYQDYMKLQELQEKAEDHKLQLAKAYEEWEELALE from the coding sequence ATGCTGCTGCAAGTATCCGGAATTATCAAACGTTTTGGTGTCGATCCAATCCTGGACGGCGTGAACTTACAAATATTAGAACGCGAGCGCATTGGCCTCGTTGGTGTTAACGGCGCAGGAAAATCCACTTTGCTCAAAATCGTAGCAGGGGAAATGTCCTACGATGGAGGGCAGATTTTCAAATCCAAGGAAACAACGCTTGGTTATCTCGCCCAGAACAGCGGACTGCAATCCGATCGCTCCATATGGGAAGAAATGATGAACGTATTCGCCCATCTGACTCAGGCTGAAGCGGATTTGCGCCAGATGGAACAGGATATTGCCGACCCCGCACAGATGGAAGATGAAAAAAAATACGCCGATCTGCTTGAACGTTATGCCAAACGCTCGGACTGGTTCAAGGATCATGGCGGTTATGAGATGGAAACCCGTATTCGCAGTGTACTTCACGGGATGGGCTTCGGTGAATTTTCACCAGATACCCAGATTGCCACACTGAGCGGCGGACAAAAGACACGTCTTGCGCTTGCTCGCATTTTGCTTCAGGCCCCTGACCTGCTCATGCTGGACGAGCCTACCAACTATCTCGACATCGCCACCCTCACGTGGCTGGAAGACTACCTCAGAGGTTATTCAGGCGCCTTGCTGGTTGTATCCCATGACCGGTATTTCCTTGACCGGCTTGTCACAACCATCGTGGAGATCGAACGACACCGCTCCAAAAAATATACGGGCAATTACAGCCGATACATGGAACTGAAAGCTGCCGAGTACGAAAGCCAGATGAAGCAATACGAGAAACAACAGGATGAAATCTCCAAAATGGAGGACTTTGTTCAGAAGAATATCGTGCGTGCTTCAACGACCAAACGGGCACAGAGCCGCCGCAAGGCACTTGATAAGATGGAACGGCTCGACAAACCGATGGGAGATCTGAAGAAAGCTCATTTCTCATTTGAAACGGCTGTCATGTCCGGTAAAGAAGTGCTCCGTGTGGATCAGCTTTCCGTTGCCTACGATGAGGCTTCGCCATTGTTCCGCAATGTATCTTTTGATCTAAGACGCGGGGAAACGGTTGCTTTGATCGGTCCAAACGGTATAGGTAAATCCACATTGCTGAAATGCCTCACCGGAAGTTTGCGTCCTGTAAGCGGTGAGATCCAATGGGGTACCAAGGTGCAGATTGGCTATTACGATCAGGAACAGACCGGGCTTAATCCTTCCAATACGGTTTTGGAAGAGCTGTGGAGCGCCTATCCAGGCATGGAGGAAGCACGGATTCGTACGGTGCTGGGCAACTTCCTGTTCAGTGGAGATGATGTACTCAAAAAAATCTCATCGCTCAGCGGTGGAGAAAAAGCACGTGTCTCCCTCTCCAAGCTCATGCTCAAGGAAGCCAATATGCTCATTCTGGACGAACCTACGAACCATCTCGATCTGTTCGCCAAAGAAGTACTTGAAGCGGCACTGATGGACTATGAAGGCACATTGCTGTTCATCTCGCATGACCGGTATTTCCTCAATAAAATGGCTGAGCGCATTGTTGAACTGCATCCGGGTGGAACAGAACATTACCTGGGCAATTATGATGACTATGTGGAGAAGAAACAGGAGCTTGAAGATATCGCTCGCGAAGCGGCTGAAGCACGCCTTGCCTCTTCCAAAAACTCGGCCAAATCTGATCCAGCCCTATCCGCAACCGAAAAATCCGGAGCCGCTTCATTCGAAGCGGACAAACAGGCCAAGCGCGAAGAGCGTAATCGCCAGCGCAAGCAGGAAGCTCTGGAACAACAAATTGCGAAGCTGGAAACGGAGATTACGGAGCTTGAGGCTCAGATGGCCCTGCCTGAAATTTATCAGGACTACATGAAGCTGCAAGAACTCCAGGAAAAAGCGGAGGATCACAAGCTTCAACTTGCCAAGGCTTATGAAGAGTGGGAAGAATTAGCTTTGGAATAA